Proteins encoded by one window of Salvia splendens isolate huo1 chromosome 7, SspV2, whole genome shotgun sequence:
- the LOC121741707 gene encoding vinorine synthase-like, with amino-acid sequence MEIETKVISIETIKPSSPTPKSMQKHQLSFIDQIFAPVLMPLLYFYSSNSKFPRFQISNHLKKSLSITLSIYYPLAGRLVGNLHVDCNDAGVPFAEAEANCTISRAVTNPDPKNTYKFAISPKTLGLCMAVQVTYFRCGGVAVGISFSHKLGDALCAFMVAKTWSTTAGDSQPKFNAAAYFPPRDNIHAVPEPSMREDLVAGIFSFPESEIAGLRERCSSVGGERRPSRVEALTAFIWTRLMGVRSEPGKKCALLHLVNLRAQVDPPMSKHNFGNVIWQSRANPGAGDDGERRVCGWVEGW; translated from the coding sequence ATGGAGATTGAAACAAAGGTAATCTCAATTGAAACCATCAAACCATCTTCTCCAACCCCAAAATCCATGCAAAAACACCAACTCTCATTCATTGATCAAATATTTGCACCTGTCTTGATGCCCCTTCTCTACTTCTACTCATCAAACTCCAAATTCCCCAGATTCCAAATCTCAAACCACCTCAAAAAATCCCTATCGATAACCCTCTCCATTTACTACCCCCTCGCCGGCCGCCTTGTCGGCAACCTCCACGTCGACTGCAACGACGCCGGCGTCCCATTCGCTGAAGCCGAAGCAAACTGTACTATCTCTCGAGCCGTCACCAATCCAGACCCCAAAAACACCTACAAATTTGCAATCTCCCCTAAAACCCTAGGCCTATGCATGGCGGTTCAAGTCACCTACTTCCGCTGCGGCGGCGTCGCCGTTGGCATCTCATTCTCGCACAAACTGGGCGACGCTTTATGCGCCTTCATGGTCGCCAAGACCTGGTCCACTACCGCTGGTGACTCACAGCCGAAGTTTAACGCGGCCGCCTATTTTCCGCCACGGGATAATATCCACGCCGTCCCGGAACCGTCGATGAGAGAAGATCTCGTGGCGGGAATATTTTCTTTCCCGGAGTCAGAGATCGCGGGTCTCCGGGAAAGATGCTCCTCCGTGGGGGGCGAGCGGAGGCCGAGCCGGGTGGAGGCCTTGACGGCTTTTATATGGACCCGGTTAATGGGCGTGAGATCCGAACCGGGTAAAAAATGTGCGTTGTTGCATTTAGTGAACCTGCGGGCGCAGGTGGACCCGCCGATGTCGAAACATAACTTTGGGAACGTGATATGGCAATCAAGGGCGAACCCGGGGGCCGGGGACGACGGTGAACGGAGGGTATGCGGCTGGGTTGAAGGGTGGTGA
- the LOC121742151 gene encoding polyadenylate-binding protein RBP47-like, translating into MSGGDSNQQQQQQQQMLLQQQQQQQLAAMQHYHQWWMAVQYPAMAMQQQQQQMMYNHPYLPYYPQQQQPKQYPPKQRNQIQASAEDNKTIWIGDLQPWMDEDYLQSCFSPTGEVISVKMIRNRQTGLSDRYGFIEFSSHDAADNVLQSYNGAKMPKADQPFRLNWAAFSTSDRRPEAGSELSIFVGDLAPEVNDELLHETFASRYPSVKDAKVVVDLNTGRSRGYGFVRFNDENEKSKAVDEMNGVECSNRPMRVGVATPKKYSSQQQHYSQGQSEYESSSTTIFVGGLDSEVTDDMLRESFSAFGELVSVKIPARKGCGFVQYAIRSNAEDAIHRLNGTVIGKQKVRLSWGRSLNNKQPRGDYNQWNARQGYNGSGYGGPGYWVASSNGSRSREQSVS; encoded by the exons ATGAGCGGCGGAGATTCAAATCAGCAACAGCAACAACAACAGCAGATGCTGcttcagcagcagcagcagcagcaattgGCGGCGATGCAGCACTACCATCAATGGTGGATGGCGGTGCAGTACCCGGCCATGGCtatgcagcagcagcagcagcagatgATGTATAACCATCCTTACTTGCCCTACTACCCCCAACAGCAACAACCCAAGCAGTACCCGCCCAAGCAACGCAATCAGATTCAGGCTTCTGCCGAGGACAACAAGACAATCTGGATTGGAGATCTCCAGCCGTGGATGGATGAGGATTATCTCCAATCCTGCTTTTCTCCAACCGGAGAG GTTATTTCTGTAAAGATGATTCGCAATAGACAGACTGGTCTATCAGATAGATATGGATTTATTGAGTTCAGTTCTCATGATGCAGCAGACAATGTTCTGCAGAGCTACAATGGTGCCAAGATGCCTAAGGCTGATCAACCTTTTCGCTTAAACTGGGCTGCCTTTAGCACTAGTGATAGGCGCCCTGAAGCTGGTTCTGAGTTGTCCATATTTGTTGGAGATTTAGCACCTGAAGTTAATGATGAACTGTTGCACGAAACCTTTGCTAGTAGGTATCCATCCGTCAAAGATGCGAAAGTGGTGGTTGATTTAAATACTGGACGTTCGAGAGGTTATGGATTCGTCAGGTTtaatgatgaaaatgaaaagtCTAAAGCAGTGGACGAAATGAATGGTGTTGAATGCTCTAATAGGCCTATGCGAGTTGGTGTTGCAACCCCCAAGAAGTATTCATCTCAGCAACAACATTATTCTCAAG GTCAATCTGAATATGAGTCATCCAGCACAACT ATTTTTGTTGGAGGACTTGACTCTGAAGTCACTGATGATATGCTCAGAGAGTCTTTTTCTGCATTTGGTGAGCTTGTCTCTGTGAAAATACCAGCTAGAAAGGGATGTGGTTTTGTACAATATGCAATAAG AAGCAATGCTGAGGATGCAATTCACAGATTAAATGGGACAGTTATTGGTAAGCAGAAGGTTCGCCTTTCTTGGGGCCGGAGTTTAAACAACAAGCAG CCGAGAGGGGATTATAATCAGTGGAACGCAAGACAAGGTTACAACGGATCTGGCTATGGTGGTCCAGGCTATTGGGTGGCTTCTTCAAATGGTAGCAGGAGCCGCGAGCAATCAGTCAGCTAG
- the LOC121811422 gene encoding serine carboxypeptidase 1-like, producing the protein MKSVSVSASESILLLSLACVALCVQCYGGTKGFDPLTKFIKGRTARGWENYGTTKVVSGEYKPVYVGPQEGLKEADMVSSLPGQPQVNFSQYSGYVTVDPDASRALFYYFAESQDPSTTPLVLWLNGGPGCSSLGAGAMTELGPFRVNPDGETLWYNQYSWNTVANVIFLESPAGVGFSYSNRTSNHTTGDEQTAQDSYTFLVNWLERFPEYKAREMYITGESYAGHYVPQMASLIIQNNKITNQTVINLKGIAIGNALIDLEDYQKGYYDFLGRHALISNETQQQILKICDFSLNGTKSDECYDYLSEAVESEGRIFPYNIYASWCSSSSSSSISSGFDQCSDEYVLSYLNTPQVQTALHVTAIPVYWTECSGDDWNDSPFTVLSTIKELMAEGLRVWIFSGDTDSVVPVTATMYSMAKMEVPVKTPWYPWYIQEEVGGYVVEYENVTFVTVRGAGHMVPSYQPERALTVFTSFLEGKLPPTLS; encoded by the exons atgaagAGTGTAAGTGTAAGTGCAAGTGAAAGCATTTTGCTGCTCTCTCTTGCCTGTGTTGCGCTTTGCGTGCAATGCTATGGCGGTACTAAAGGGTTCGATCCTCTTACCAAGTTCATCAAAGGTCGAACCGCAAGAGGATGGGAGAATTATGGCACCACCAAGGTTGTGTCAGGTGAATATAAGCCTGTTTATGTTGGACCTCAAGAGGGGCTCAAGGAGGCTGACATGGTTTCGAGTTTGCCGGGGCAACCGCAGGTCAACTTCTCTCAGTACTCGGGGTATGTGACCGTGGACCCTGATGCCAGTAGAGCTCTCTTCTACTACTTTGCTGAATCCCAAGACCCCTCGACCACGCCTCTCGTGTTATGGCTCAATGGAG GGCCTGGTTGCTCATCTTTAGGGGCTGGTGCAATGACAGAATTGGGACCTTTTAGAGTGAATCCAGATGGGGAAACTCTTTGGTACAACCAATATAGTTGGAACACTG TTGCAAATGTGATCTTCCTCGAATCCCCGGCTGGTGTGGGATTTTCTTACTCGAATAGGACATCGAATCACACCACTGGGGACGAGCAAACAGCGCAAGATTCCTACACCTTCCTAGTGAACTGGCTGGAGAGGTTCCCTGAGTACAAAGCCCGGGAGATGTACATAACCGGAGAGAGCTATGCCGGCCACTACGTGCCTCAGATGGCCTCACTCATCATCCAGAACAACAAAATCACCAACCAAACTGTCATCAACTTGAAAGGAATTGCT ATTGGCAATGCACTGATTGATTTGGAGGATTACCAGAAAGGTTATTATGATTTTCTAGGGAGACATGCTCTCATATCCAATGAAACTCAACAACAAATCTtgaaaatttgtgattttagtTTAAATGGGACTAAATCAGATGAGTGCTATGATTACTTATCTGAGGCTGTAGAATCAGAAGGCCGTATCTTCCCTTATAACATCTATGCTTCCTGGTgttcatcctcctcctcttcctcg ATATCATCAGGATTTGATCAGTGCTCTGATGAATATGTCTTGTCATACCTAAACACCCCTCAAGTTCAGACAGCCCTTCATGTGACAGCGATCCCCGTGTATTGGACCGAATGCAG TGGGGATGATTGGAATGACTCACCATTCACAGTGTTATCTACCATCAAGGAGTTGATGGCCGAGGGGCTTAGAGTGTGGATATTTAG tgGAGACACGGACAGCGTGGTGCCAGTGACAGCTACGATGTATTCAATGGCGAAGATGGAGGTACCGGTGAAGACTCCATGGTACCCTTGGTACATCCAAGAAGAGGTGGGAGGATACGTTGTGGAGTACGAGAATGTAACGTTTGTGACCGTGAGAGGAGCCGGACACATGGTGCCTAGTTACCAGCCGGAGCGTGCTCTAACGGTCTTCACTTCGTTCTTGGAGGGGAAGCTTCCTCCAACTCTGTCTTAG
- the LOC121741262 gene encoding blue copper protein 1b-like: MGAKLGGAFLAVVVVVVAATSTLDVASANKEWSTIAGNWNKRPHPNATEAASKRFTVGGDQNWRFGFNYTSWAIDNAPFFLNDTLVFKYDPPNDTTFPHSVYLLPDYRSFQNCDLRRARKIGDVSAGGGDGFEFVLKRWQPYYFACGEHDGIHCKDGLMKFAVWPLIRWFY, from the exons ATGGGTGCGAAATTAGGAGGTGCATTTCTTGCTGTTGTTGTCGTTGTGGTCGCAGCAACATCGACATTAGATGTTGCTTCAGCAAACAAAGAGTGGAGCACCATAGCCGGAAACTGGAACAAGAGGCCGCACCCAAATGCAACCGAGGCTGCCTCCAAGAGATTCACGGTAGGTGGAGATCAAAACTGGCGTTTCGGGTTCAACTACACTAGCTGGGCCATCGACAACGCGCCCTTCTTCTTAAACGACACCTTAG TGTTCAAGTACGATCCACCAAACGACACCACATTTCCTCACAGTGTTTACCTGCTGCCGGATTACCGGAGCTTCCAAAACTGTGATCTGAGAAGAGCGAGGAAGATCGGAGACGTGAGTGCAGGTGGAGGCGATGGATTCGAGTTCGTGTTGAAGAGGTGGCAGCCTTACTATTTCGCATGCGGCGAGCACGACGGCATCCACTGCAAAGATGGCCTCATGAAATTCGCGGTCTGGCCCTTGATCCGTTGGTTTTATTGA
- the LOC121741710 gene encoding probable protein phosphatase 2C 80, which translates to MRNAERSTPAAVDPKSVIMAVFSRTKAAGSSTACILSLAGNHLRAANFGDSGFMVIRRGSVIFRSPAQVWGFNVPYQLEGRLREGPGRAEEMAVEVQSGDVVVAATDGLFDNLFPEDVEAVVGRCLSEGLEPQMVARELAEVAHVNDVVLGV; encoded by the coding sequence ATGAGGAACGCCGAGCGCTCCACCCCCGCCGCCGTCGACCCCAAATCCGTGATCATGGCCGTCTTCTCGAGGACGAAGGCGGCCGGATCGAGCACCGCCTGCATCCTCTCGCTCGCCGGAAACCACCTCCGGGCGGCGAACTTCGGCGATAGCGGCTTCATGGTGATCCGGAGAGGAAGTGTAATTTTCCGATCTCCGGCGCAGGTGTGGGGGTTCAACGTGCCTTATCAGCTAGAGGGGAGGTTGAGAGAGGGGCCGGGGCGGGCGGAGGAGATGGCGGTGGAGGTCCAGAGCGGCGACGTCGTGGTCGCCGCCACTGACGGGTTGTTCGACAATCTGTTCCCTGAGGACGTGGAGGCCGTCGTGGGGCGGTGCCTCTCGGAGGGGCTGGAGCCACAGATGGTGGCGCGTGAATTGGCCGAGGTGGCGCACGTGAACGACGTCGTTTTAGGCGTTTGA
- the LOC121742276 gene encoding peptidyl-prolyl cis-trans isomerase CYP40-like — MSGRPRCFLDITIGDELEGRIIVELYNDVVPKTAENFRALCTGEKGIGPNTGVPLHYKGSRFHRVIKSFMVQGGDISAGDGTGGESIYGLKFEDENFELKHERKGMLSMANAGPNTNGSQFFITTTRTSHLDGKHVVFGKVIKGMGVVRSVEHATIGENDCPTVDVVISDCGEIPEGADDGTANFFNDGDLFPDWPADLDENSSDLSWWVTAVESIKGYGNEHFKKQDYKMALRKYRKALRYLDVSWEKEDIDQDKSQILRKLKGQIFTNSSACKLKLGDLKGALLDTDFAMRDGGDNAKALFRQGQAHVALNDIDSAVESFRKALELEPNDGSIKKEYAAAKKKVADRHNQEKKAYSKMFL; from the exons ATGAGTGGCAGGCCTCGCTGTTTTTTGGACATTACCATCGGAGATGAGCTGGAAGGGAGGATCATCGTCGAACTCTACAATGATGTAGTCCCCAAAACAGCTGAGAATTTCAGAGCACTTTGTACTGGAGAGAAGGGCATTGGCCCCAACACCGGCGTTCCCCTGCATTACAAG GGATCGCGTTTTCATCGTGTCATTAAAAGTTTTATGGTACAAGGTGGCGATATATCTGCTGGGGATGGAACCGGCGGGGAGTCCATTTACGGGCTGAAGTTCGAAGATGAGAATTTTGAACTAAAACATGAAAGGAAGGGCATGTTGTCCATGGCCAATGCTGGGCCCAATACTAATGGTTCCCAGTTTTTCATCACCACGACTCGGACATCACATCTGGATGGAAAGCACGTTGTGTTTGGGAAGGTCATCAAAGGCATGGGAGTTGTTCGTTCTGTTGAGCACGCCACTATTGGTGAAAATGATTGTCCCACAGTTGATGTTGTTATATCTGATTGTGGAGAAATTCCTGAGGGAGCTGATGATGGCACGGCAAATTTCTTCAATGATGGTGATTTGTTTCCTGACTGGCCTGCTGACCTTGATGAGAATTCTAGTGACCTATCCTGGTGGGTTACAGCTGTAGAATCAATAAAAGGATATGGAAATGAGCATTTTAAG AAGCAAGACTACAAGATGGCTCTTCGGAAGTACCGCAAGGCTCTCCGCTATTTGGATGTGTCCTGGGAAAAGGAAGATATTGATCAAG ATAAGAGCCAAATTTTGAGAAAGCTGAAGGGACAGATATTCACCAATAGTTCT GCATGTAAACTAAAACTAGGAGACTTGAAGGGAGCACTTTTGGACACAGATTTTGCGATGCGTGATGGTGGAGACAATGCTAAGGCATTGTTCCGGCAGGGCCAG GCACATGTGGCTCTCAATGATATCGATTCAGCAGTAGAAAGCTTTAGGAAGGCATTGGAATTGGAACCAAATGATG GATCAATAAAAAAGGAGTATGCTGCTGCAAAGAAGAAG GTTGCAGATAGGCACAATCAGGAGAAAAAAGCGTACTCCAAGATGTTCCTATAG